A region from the Prevotella melaninogenica genome encodes:
- a CDS encoding DUF4625 domain-containing protein, whose amino-acid sequence MKKKLLLGAMALLSMFTMSLTSCSDDNESPTNGNIVFENVEIGHDNSKLGKIGHDIHLECKIKSSSKIKAITVSLIKDANNKVEKAYNSSKYVGVLNTTFHEHLDLPSTLAEGNYTCTITVTNAEGSVKSVNSKVTLKKVVVNPNAPKITNLKVNSMSGTANGKVTFTANIVTTSPVNEIEIEFHGDKEYEVEVKDYKGKNGNITFTKEITIPAECKAGNYDIHFTVKDSKGLETTEEIEGFVIK is encoded by the coding sequence ATGAAAAAGAAACTTTTATTGGGTGCTATGGCACTTCTGAGCATGTTCACAATGTCACTCACCTCATGCAGTGATGACAATGAATCTCCAACTAATGGTAACATCGTTTTTGAGAATGTAGAGATTGGTCACGACAACAGTAAACTTGGCAAGATTGGTCACGACATCCACTTGGAGTGTAAGATTAAGTCAAGCTCTAAGATTAAAGCTATTACCGTCTCACTTATCAAAGATGCAAACAATAAGGTTGAAAAGGCTTATAACAGTAGTAAGTATGTTGGCGTGCTCAACACCACTTTCCACGAGCATCTCGACCTCCCTTCAACACTTGCAGAGGGTAATTACACTTGCACCATTACAGTTACCAATGCCGAGGGAAGCGTAAAGTCTGTCAATAGCAAGGTCACTTTGAAGAAAGTTGTCGTAAACCCTAATGCACCAAAGATAACTAACTTGAAGGTAAATTCTATGTCAGGAACAGCCAACGGTAAGGTTACTTTCACCGCCAACATCGTAACAACATCTCCTGTTAACGAGATAGAGATAGAGTTCCATGGAGATAAGGAATATGAAGTAGAGGTAAAAGACTACAAGGGTAAGAATGGTAACATTACTTTCACAAAGGAGATTACTATCCCAGCAGAGTGCAAGGCTGGTAACTATGATATCCACTTCACTGTGAAGGATAGCAAGGGTCTCGAAACGACTGAGGAGATTGAAGGCTTCGTTATCAAATAA
- a CDS encoding TonB-dependent receptor, which yields MNKALLAFVLSPVCMAAFADNHLSKGTSTPLVADVDSSIVMQDVTVLGNRQKDIQMSSSVNTISIGKEFLQDNFSGSLMQSLSGIPGVKAMNIGSGQSKPTIRGLGFNRMVVTEDGIKHEGQQWGDDHGLEIDQFAIDHIDVVKGPAALLYGSDAIGGVINLYGNYIPTKNFQGEVSLFGRTNNESIGLSTRLQGINRGFYWKLNTTLIDYADYKVPTNSIQYFSYDIPLKDKRLRNTAGFERDGSVTLGYKGTNFHTELKLTDAYTKSGFFANAHGLEVRLSSIDYDKSRRDIDLPYQSVNHLKVMSHTVYQQGKLSLEANLAYQNNHRKELTEPIAHGYMPTPPNTLEREFKKDTYTANLMTRFDLNERHRLSAGLNGEYQHNHRAGWGFIIPDFETTSFGAYAFDRFTIKKDLIINAGVRYDHVKTNIHNYTDWFKTPVSATDSIYKERSQDLHRSFNSLTWSAGINYATGNWILKANVGKSFRVPIPKELGTDGVNYHIFRYEKGNPNLNPEESYQVDAGIHWGNDRFTVQFDPYLNYFPNYIYMNPTPNYYEGLQWYYYTQSRVIRYGFELQADWKILPSLDTEFKGEYLYAEQLSGEKKGYTLPFSTPWSADATLRYHFNSKNVGNEGFVAMNLHVTGRQNNIVPPENPTPGYYTLNLTAGKDFAFGDRILRLSLNAENLLNRRYYDHTSYYRLIDVPEPGRNVALMATFEF from the coding sequence ATGAATAAAGCTTTATTAGCTTTTGTTCTTTCTCCTGTGTGCATGGCTGCATTTGCAGACAATCACTTGTCAAAAGGCACTTCAACACCGTTGGTTGCTGACGTAGACAGTAGTATTGTTATGCAGGATGTGACCGTATTGGGCAATAGACAGAAAGACATTCAGATGAGTTCATCGGTCAATACCATCAGTATTGGCAAAGAATTTCTGCAGGATAACTTCTCTGGAAGTTTGATGCAGAGCCTTAGTGGCATCCCTGGTGTGAAGGCAATGAACATTGGATCAGGACAATCAAAGCCTACAATACGTGGCCTGGGCTTCAATCGTATGGTTGTTACAGAGGATGGCATTAAGCATGAAGGACAGCAGTGGGGTGACGATCACGGACTGGAAATAGACCAGTTTGCCATCGACCACATTGACGTTGTCAAAGGTCCAGCAGCCTTACTCTATGGTTCTGATGCTATCGGTGGTGTCATCAATCTCTACGGTAACTACATTCCGACGAAAAATTTTCAAGGAGAAGTGTCACTCTTTGGGCGTACAAATAACGAGTCAATCGGTCTGTCTACTCGTTTGCAGGGTATCAACAGAGGCTTCTATTGGAAGTTAAATACGACACTCATAGACTATGCCGACTATAAAGTGCCAACGAATAGTATTCAATACTTCTCTTACGACATACCACTCAAAGATAAGCGTCTCCGTAATACGGCAGGTTTTGAACGTGATGGAAGTGTGACACTTGGTTATAAAGGAACTAACTTTCATACCGAGCTCAAGTTAACAGATGCCTACACAAAGAGTGGCTTCTTTGCTAATGCGCACGGATTAGAGGTGAGACTGTCGAGCATTGACTATGATAAATCACGTCGTGACATCGACTTACCTTACCAAAGTGTGAATCATTTGAAGGTAATGAGCCATACGGTTTACCAACAGGGAAAGCTTTCTTTAGAAGCAAATCTTGCCTATCAGAACAACCATCGTAAGGAACTTACTGAACCCATAGCGCATGGTTATATGCCAACACCACCGAATACACTGGAGCGTGAGTTCAAGAAAGATACTTACACGGCAAATCTTATGACGCGATTCGATTTGAATGAACGACACAGACTATCGGCAGGACTCAATGGTGAATATCAGCATAACCACCGTGCAGGATGGGGTTTTATCATTCCAGACTTTGAAACAACATCTTTCGGTGCCTATGCTTTTGATCGTTTCACCATCAAGAAAGATCTGATTATAAATGCTGGTGTGCGTTATGATCACGTAAAAACTAATATCCACAATTATACGGATTGGTTTAAGACACCCGTCAGTGCTACCGATTCGATTTATAAAGAACGTTCACAAGACCTCCATCGTTCGTTCAATAGTCTCACGTGGTCGGCTGGTATCAACTATGCTACGGGTAATTGGATTCTGAAGGCAAACGTTGGCAAAAGCTTCCGTGTGCCTATTCCAAAGGAGTTGGGTACAGATGGTGTCAATTATCATATCTTCCGATACGAGAAGGGAAATCCAAACCTCAATCCCGAAGAGTCTTATCAAGTGGATGCTGGTATTCATTGGGGTAATGATAGGTTTACGGTTCAGTTTGACCCATACCTTAACTATTTCCCAAACTACATCTATATGAACCCGACACCAAACTATTATGAGGGGCTGCAATGGTACTATTATACACAGAGTCGAGTTATCCGCTATGGGTTTGAGTTGCAAGCAGATTGGAAAATATTGCCATCATTGGACACAGAGTTCAAGGGTGAATATCTCTATGCCGAACAGCTGTCAGGTGAAAAGAAAGGTTATACACTTCCATTCTCTACTCCTTGGTCGGCAGATGCTACCCTTCGCTATCACTTCAATAGTAAGAACGTTGGCAACGAAGGCTTTGTAGCAATGAACTTGCACGTCACAGGTAGACAAAACAACATTGTTCCGCCAGAGAACCCAACACCTGGTTACTACACGTTGAACCTTACTGCGGGTAAAGATTTTGCCTTTGGTGACAGAATTTTACGTCTGAGTCTCAATGCAGAAAACCTCCTCAATCGTAGATATTACGACCATACGAGCTACTACCGACTCATTGATGTGCCAGAACCAGGACGCAACGTTGCGCTAATGGCTACCTTTGAGTTCTGA
- the pnp gene encoding polyribonucleotide nucleotidyltransferase, translated as MNVITKTVQLPDGRTISIETGKVAKQADGAAVLRMGNTVLLATVCAAKEAVPGTDFMPLQVDYREQYAAAGRFPGGFTKREGKANDDEILTSRLVDRVLRPLFPSDYHCEVYVQVMLLSADGVDQPDALAGLAASAALAASDIPIEHTTSEVRVARVNGEYVINPTFPQMKEADMDLMVGATKDNIMMVEGEMDEVTEQDLIGALKAAHEAIKPMCEMQEELSKACGTDVKRTYEDEVNDEELREELRKATYDACYAQAQSGDDDKKHREETYDKIKSDFIEAYDAAHTDLSEDDLEEKHTLIDRYFADVQRDSMRRSVLDTGKRMDGRATDEIRPIWCEIDTLPMPHGSSLFQRGETMSLSTCTLGTKMDEKMVDNVLEKSYQRFLLHYNFPPFCTGEAKAQRGVGRREIGHGHLAWRGLKGQIPADFPYTVRLVSQILESNGSSSMATVCAGTLALMDAGVPMKKPVSGIAMGLIKNPGEDKYAVLSDILGDEDHLGDMDFKTTGTKDGLTATQMDIKCDGLSFEILEKALMQAKAAREHILGIMTETISEPRAEMKPQVPRIVQLEIPKEFIGAVIGPGGKIIQQMQEETGATITIEETDGVGKVQVSAPNKDSIDAALGKIKAIVAVPEIGEVYEGTVRSIMPYGCFVEILPGKDGLLHISEIDWKRLETVEEAGIKEGDKLKVKLLDIDPKTGKYKLSRRVLLEKPEGYVEPQRRPRGDRRPRRDGERRFDERRPRREHNDSEHND; from the coding sequence ATGAACGTAATTACGAAAACAGTTCAATTGCCAGATGGAAGAACCATCTCAATTGAAACCGGAAAGGTTGCAAAGCAGGCTGATGGTGCAGCAGTTCTCCGCATGGGTAACACTGTACTTCTCGCTACTGTTTGTGCAGCTAAAGAGGCAGTTCCGGGAACAGACTTCATGCCTTTGCAAGTTGATTATCGCGAGCAGTATGCTGCCGCAGGTCGTTTCCCTGGTGGTTTCACCAAGCGCGAAGGCAAAGCCAATGACGACGAAATCCTTACATCACGCCTTGTGGACCGTGTTCTTCGTCCACTTTTCCCATCAGATTATCACTGTGAAGTTTATGTACAGGTAATGTTGCTGTCAGCTGACGGCGTTGATCAGCCTGATGCACTTGCTGGTTTGGCAGCTTCTGCAGCGCTTGCAGCTTCAGATATTCCAATCGAGCATACTACTTCAGAGGTTCGTGTTGCACGTGTTAACGGCGAGTACGTTATCAACCCAACATTCCCACAGATGAAGGAAGCTGATATGGACCTCATGGTTGGTGCTACCAAGGACAATATCATGATGGTAGAGGGTGAGATGGACGAGGTTACTGAGCAGGATCTTATCGGTGCTTTGAAGGCTGCACATGAGGCAATTAAACCTATGTGTGAAATGCAGGAAGAACTTTCAAAGGCTTGCGGTACAGATGTTAAGCGTACCTACGAAGATGAAGTCAATGATGAGGAGTTGCGTGAGGAACTTCGTAAGGCTACATACGACGCTTGCTACGCTCAGGCTCAGAGCGGTGATGATGATAAGAAGCACCGTGAGGAGACCTATGACAAGATTAAGTCTGATTTCATCGAGGCTTATGACGCAGCTCACACAGACCTTTCAGAAGACGACCTCGAAGAAAAACACACTCTTATTGACCGTTACTTTGCTGATGTTCAGCGTGACTCTATGCGCCGTAGCGTACTTGATACGGGCAAGCGTATGGACGGTCGTGCAACAGATGAGATTCGCCCTATCTGGTGCGAGATTGATACATTACCAATGCCACACGGAAGTTCTCTCTTCCAGCGTGGTGAGACAATGTCTCTCTCTACTTGTACTCTCGGTACAAAGATGGACGAGAAGATGGTTGATAACGTTTTGGAGAAGAGCTACCAGCGCTTCCTCCTTCACTATAACTTCCCTCCATTCTGTACAGGTGAGGCTAAGGCTCAGCGTGGTGTAGGGCGTCGCGAGATTGGTCATGGTCACCTTGCATGGCGTGGTTTGAAGGGTCAGATTCCTGCTGACTTCCCTTACACTGTTCGTTTGGTAAGTCAGATTCTTGAGTCTAATGGTTCTTCTTCTATGGCAACAGTTTGTGCAGGTACACTCGCATTGATGGATGCAGGTGTTCCAATGAAGAAGCCAGTATCAGGTATCGCAATGGGTCTTATTAAGAACCCAGGAGAAGATAAGTATGCAGTGTTGAGTGATATCCTCGGTGATGAGGACCACTTGGGCGATATGGACTTCAAGACAACTGGTACTAAGGACGGTTTGACCGCAACTCAGATGGATATCAAGTGTGACGGTCTGTCATTCGAGATTCTTGAGAAGGCGCTTATGCAGGCAAAGGCAGCTCGTGAGCATATCCTTGGCATCATGACTGAGACTATCTCTGAGCCACGTGCTGAGATGAAACCACAGGTTCCACGTATCGTTCAGTTGGAGATTCCTAAGGAGTTCATTGGTGCTGTTATCGGTCCTGGTGGTAAGATTATCCAGCAGATGCAGGAAGAAACAGGTGCTACTATCACTATCGAGGAGACTGATGGTGTTGGTAAGGTACAGGTTTCTGCCCCTAACAAGGATTCAATCGATGCTGCCCTTGGTAAGATTAAGGCAATCGTTGCCGTTCCAGAGATTGGTGAGGTTTACGAGGGTACAGTACGTTCAATTATGCCATACGGCTGCTTCGTAGAGATTCTACCGGGTAAGGACGGCTTGCTCCACATCTCAGAAATCGATTGGAAGCGCCTTGAGACTGTTGAAGAGGCAGGTATCAAGGAAGGCGATAAGCTGAAGGTAAAGCTCCTCGACATCGATCCTAAGACTGGTAAGTACAAGCTTTCACGCCGCGTATTGCTTGAGAAGCCAGAGGGTTATGTTGAACCACAGCGCCGTCCACGCGGTGATCGTCGTCCACGTCGTGACGGTGAGCGTCGTTTTGATGAGCGTCGTCCACGTCGTGAGCACAATGACTCCGAGCACAACGATTAA
- a CDS encoding DEAD/DEAH box helicase yields the protein MKTFEELGVSEEIRRAISELGFENPMPVQEEVIPYLLGNRNDVIALAQTGTGKTAAFGLPLLQRIDTSSKETQAVVLSPTRELCLQIADDLKEFSKYIPHLHIAAVYGGASIDTQIRQLRHGVQIIVATPGRLIDLMHRGKACLDKVRNVVLDEADEMLNMGFQESITEILTGVPEDRNTLLFSATMSRDVERVAKGYLHDYKEIVVGSRNEGAESVNHIYYMVNARDKYLALKRLVDFYPKIYAIVFCRTKIETQEIADKLIKDGYNAEALHGDLSQQQRDLTMQKFRSHLTQILVATDVAARGLDVNDLTHVINYGLPDDIENYTHRSGRTGRAGKKGTSISIIHSREKYKVRNIEREISKEFVDGTLPSPEEICKKQLFKTMDDILKTDVDEDQIAPYMKDINRQFEYIDKEIVIKKIVTATFGRFLEYYKNAQEIEKPSSRNSREDSRGTRGEGRGSRSRGPRKAESGYKRLFINLGKADGFYPGEVMQFINKNVHGKQAVGHIDLLAKQSYIEVPEQDAQKVMQSLDGATYKGRKVRCNDAEEGGHGRSSNGRSAGGNGRSAGGRGGYGSRGEGRQESRERKGRGRRQYDDNPFGGQHKFKKDDWKELMKGGPAKLKGDEPDFSEEGWARRRPKK from the coding sequence TTGAAGACATTTGAAGAGTTAGGTGTGAGCGAAGAGATTCGTCGCGCCATTAGTGAGCTTGGATTTGAAAATCCAATGCCTGTACAAGAAGAAGTAATCCCTTATTTACTTGGTAATCGTAACGACGTCATCGCACTGGCACAGACCGGTACGGGTAAGACGGCTGCATTCGGTCTGCCTTTGCTGCAACGTATTGACACAAGCAGCAAGGAAACACAGGCGGTTGTGCTTAGTCCTACGCGTGAACTTTGCTTGCAGATTGCCGATGACTTGAAGGAATTTAGTAAGTATATCCCTCATCTGCACATCGCAGCTGTCTATGGTGGTGCATCTATTGATACACAGATTCGCCAGTTGCGCCATGGTGTACAGATTATCGTGGCTACACCGGGTCGACTGATTGACCTTATGCACCGTGGAAAGGCTTGTCTTGACAAGGTTAGAAACGTTGTTTTGGACGAGGCTGACGAGATGCTTAACATGGGGTTCCAAGAGAGTATCACCGAGATTTTGACTGGTGTGCCTGAAGACCGTAACACATTGTTGTTCTCGGCTACGATGAGTCGTGACGTTGAGCGCGTTGCAAAGGGTTATCTACACGACTATAAAGAGATTGTTGTGGGCAGCCGTAACGAGGGTGCTGAGAGTGTAAACCATATCTATTATATGGTGAATGCACGCGACAAGTACCTTGCTTTGAAGCGATTGGTTGACTTCTATCCAAAGATTTATGCAATTGTGTTCTGTCGTACAAAGATTGAGACGCAGGAGATTGCCGATAAGTTGATTAAGGACGGATACAATGCTGAGGCGTTGCATGGCGACCTCTCACAGCAGCAGCGTGACCTTACGATGCAGAAGTTCCGCTCACATCTTACACAAATTCTCGTGGCAACAGACGTTGCAGCACGTGGATTAGATGTGAACGACTTGACACACGTTATCAACTATGGTCTGCCTGATGATATTGAGAACTATACCCACCGCTCTGGCCGTACAGGTCGTGCAGGCAAGAAGGGTACTTCTATCTCGATTATCCACTCACGTGAGAAATATAAGGTACGTAATATTGAACGCGAAATCAGTAAAGAGTTTGTTGACGGAACACTGCCTTCACCAGAGGAAATCTGCAAGAAGCAGCTGTTTAAGACAATGGATGACATTCTGAAGACAGACGTTGATGAGGACCAGATTGCTCCTTACATGAAGGATATCAACCGCCAATTTGAGTATATCGATAAGGAGATTGTCATTAAGAAGATTGTAACTGCAACCTTCGGTCGCTTCCTTGAGTATTATAAGAATGCTCAAGAGATTGAGAAGCCATCATCACGTAATTCTCGTGAGGACAGCCGTGGCACAAGAGGTGAAGGCAGAGGAAGCCGCAGCCGTGGTCCACGTAAGGCGGAGAGTGGCTACAAGCGACTCTTTATCAACCTCGGTAAGGCAGATGGTTTTTATCCGGGCGAGGTAATGCAGTTCATCAATAAGAATGTACATGGTAAGCAGGCAGTAGGACATATCGACCTCCTTGCTAAGCAGAGCTACATCGAAGTGCCAGAGCAGGATGCACAGAAGGTGATGCAGTCACTGGACGGTGCAACCTACAAAGGCCGTAAGGTACGTTGTAACGATGCCGAAGAAGGTGGTCATGGTCGCTCGTCTAATGGTCGTTCAGCAGGTGGCAACGGTCGCTCTGCAGGTGGACGTGGTGGTTACGGAAGCCGTGGCGAGGGACGTCAGGAGTCTCGTGAGCGCAAGGGGCGTGGTCGTCGTCAGTATGATGACAATCCTTTTGGCGGACAGCATAAGTTCAAGAAAGATGATTGGAAAGAACTTATGAAGGGTGGTCCTGCTAAGTTGAAAGGCGATGAACCAGACTTCTCTGAGGAAGGTTGGGCAAGACGCAGACCAAAGAAGTAA
- a CDS encoding S46 family peptidase: MKKSTLLIAGLLALGSTSMHADEGMWTLYNLPDAVYEQMVAEGFQLPRNMLYGAPNAISNSVINFSGFCSGVVVSPKGLVFTNHHCGFGAINALSTVEHDYMKDGFYAKSYAEELPSKDLFVSFMKKQEDITPRVNKLIAGKNAEQTEAIIDSLTNHLTDSIKAIDKTLHISVDAFYEGNKYYATTYQDFQDVRLVFTVPKSMGKFGGETDNWMWPRQTSDFSVFRIYADPKTNGPAAYSKDNVPYQPENWAPVSLQGYKDKDFAMTIGYPGSTSRYLSSYGIQQRRDIENTVRVQARDIKLALMKKYMDKNGKTRLQYENKYVTSANYWKNSIGMNKCIDSIGLIRQKAEYEAKIQRWLDEKTVKDPTVNVDFAKLANLYKESNDVALAQAYWNESFWKVSEFVQRAIDITRGAIEPQGDKDDSAKQYMQFKDNSSDWNIALDKEMTAAMLKNYAAHVPAQYLPEEFKLIKTKFGNNYKKYTDWLYSKSNLLTKDYKFFNNEKTFEDPGIQLGIQLVMVYQEVMTSYAEKLAAIEQEEKKLCEAKVQMEMDMPHYSDANFTMRMSYGQVGGYMIGGFDSNYYTTAESIVEKMKKGKKLEDYKVEPIMMELMSAKDFGRYADKTTGKMQLCFLTNNDITGGNSGSPMFDGKGRLIGLAFDGNWDSLSSDINFDRKLARCIGVDIRFVLYLMDKWGHADRLLKEINPQ, encoded by the coding sequence ATGAAGAAATCGACTTTACTTATAGCCGGACTTCTCGCATTGGGTAGTACATCCATGCATGCCGACGAAGGTATGTGGACGCTCTACAACTTGCCAGATGCCGTCTATGAACAAATGGTAGCCGAAGGATTCCAGTTGCCACGTAACATGCTTTACGGCGCACCTAACGCTATTAGCAATTCTGTTATCAACTTTTCTGGCTTCTGCTCAGGTGTTGTTGTGTCACCGAAAGGTCTTGTTTTCACCAACCACCACTGTGGATTCGGTGCAATTAATGCCCTTTCAACCGTTGAACACGACTACATGAAGGATGGTTTCTATGCAAAAAGCTATGCAGAGGAACTACCAAGCAAGGATTTGTTCGTGTCTTTCATGAAGAAACAAGAGGATATTACTCCTCGCGTTAATAAGCTTATTGCAGGTAAGAATGCTGAACAGACAGAGGCTATCATTGATTCTCTTACAAATCATTTGACCGACTCTATTAAGGCGATTGATAAGACATTGCATATCAGTGTAGATGCTTTCTATGAGGGAAATAAGTACTATGCAACTACTTATCAGGACTTCCAAGATGTTCGTTTGGTATTTACTGTTCCAAAGAGTATGGGTAAGTTTGGTGGAGAAACAGACAACTGGATGTGGCCACGACAAACAAGTGACTTCTCTGTTTTCCGTATCTATGCCGACCCTAAGACCAACGGACCAGCTGCTTATTCAAAGGATAATGTGCCTTATCAGCCAGAAAACTGGGCTCCTGTAAGTCTTCAGGGCTACAAGGACAAGGATTTTGCGATGACAATTGGCTATCCGGGTTCTACAAGTCGTTACTTGTCGTCATACGGTATACAGCAGCGTAGAGATATAGAGAACACCGTTCGTGTGCAGGCTCGCGACATCAAGCTCGCTCTTATGAAGAAGTATATGGACAAGAACGGTAAGACTCGCCTCCAATATGAGAACAAGTATGTTACATCAGCTAACTACTGGAAGAACTCTATTGGTATGAATAAATGTATCGATTCCATCGGTTTGATTCGTCAGAAGGCTGAATATGAGGCTAAGATACAAAGATGGTTGGATGAGAAGACAGTGAAGGACCCAACTGTAAATGTTGACTTTGCTAAGTTGGCCAACCTTTATAAAGAGAGCAATGACGTTGCTTTGGCTCAGGCTTACTGGAACGAGTCATTCTGGAAGGTGTCAGAGTTTGTTCAGAGAGCTATTGATATCACTCGTGGTGCAATCGAACCACAGGGAGATAAGGATGATTCAGCAAAGCAATACATGCAGTTTAAGGACAATAGCAGCGACTGGAATATTGCGCTTGATAAGGAGATGACAGCCGCTATGTTGAAGAACTATGCCGCACACGTACCTGCTCAATATCTGCCAGAGGAGTTCAAACTCATCAAGACAAAGTTCGGTAACAACTATAAGAAGTACACTGACTGGCTCTATTCAAAGAGTAATCTGCTCACTAAGGACTACAAGTTCTTTAATAATGAGAAGACTTTTGAGGACCCGGGTATCCAACTTGGTATACAGCTCGTAATGGTTTATCAGGAAGTTATGACCAGCTATGCAGAAAAACTTGCTGCTATCGAGCAGGAAGAGAAGAAACTCTGCGAGGCAAAGGTGCAGATGGAGATGGATATGCCACATTATAGTGATGCCAATTTCACCATGCGTATGTCTTATGGACAGGTGGGTGGCTATATGATTGGTGGTTTCGATAGCAACTACTACACCACAGCAGAGAGTATTGTTGAGAAGATGAAGAAGGGTAAGAAACTTGAAGATTACAAGGTAGAGCCTATCATGATGGAACTTATGAGTGCTAAGGACTTCGGTCGTTATGCTGATAAGACAACTGGTAAGATGCAACTTTGCTTCCTTACCAACAATGATATCACTGGTGGTAACTCAGGTTCTCCAATGTTCGATGGTAAGGGTCGCCTTATTGGTCTTGCTTTCGACGGCAACTGGGATAGCCTTTCAAGCGACATCAACTTCGATCGTAAGCTCGCACGTTGTATTGGTGTTGACATCCGTTTCGTCCTTTACTTGATGGATAAGTGGGGTCATGCTGACCGCCTTTTGAAGGAAATTAACCCACAGTAA
- a CDS encoding oligosaccharide flippase family protein, with translation MANLKSLAKDTAIYGMSSIIGRFLNYLLVPLYTAKISAASGGYGVITNIYAYTALLLVILTYGMETTFFRYVNKTDQDSKKVYSTTLSMVGLSSLLFIAMVFVFLQPISNFMGYSEHPSYIWVMAITVAIDAFQAIPFAYLRYKKRPIKFAAFKLLFIALNIALNLVYYLILDGHEVGYAFYINLVCTTTITFCFRKELKDGFFSGGKLLDVPLAKKMLSYSWPILILGIAGILNQTAGYIIFPYVYKDSDAHAQLGIFGAASKIAMIMSMITQAFRYAYEPFVFGKARDKDNKETYARAMKFFIIFTLLAFLVVMGYMDILRHIIGRDYWVGLKVVPIVMAGGIMTGVYFNLSFWYKLIDKTIWGAYFSGIGCAVIIGINVIFVPKYGYIACAWAGFLGNATAMVLSYIVGQRKYPIDYPLKSIFVYLLIAGLFFAIISYTNANLPVPAALGINTLVIILFIAHVLYHDFPLQKLRSRFAKK, from the coding sequence ATGGCAAATTTAAAATCACTTGCAAAAGACACTGCCATCTACGGAATGAGCAGTATCATCGGAAGGTTTCTTAATTACCTTCTTGTACCCCTCTATACTGCTAAGATTAGTGCAGCGAGCGGTGGTTATGGTGTTATCACAAACATCTACGCCTATACTGCATTGCTATTGGTTATTCTGACCTACGGAATGGAGACCACTTTCTTCCGTTATGTCAATAAGACTGACCAAGATTCGAAGAAGGTTTATTCGACAACCTTGTCTATGGTAGGCCTTTCCTCACTGCTATTTATAGCGATGGTCTTTGTCTTTTTGCAGCCTATCAGTAACTTTATGGGTTATTCCGAACACCCTTCTTATATTTGGGTGATGGCTATCACAGTGGCAATTGATGCCTTTCAGGCTATCCCTTTTGCCTATCTACGATACAAGAAGCGCCCGATTAAGTTTGCTGCCTTTAAACTATTATTCATCGCTTTGAACATCGCTTTGAATCTTGTTTACTATCTTATCCTTGACGGACATGAGGTAGGTTATGCCTTCTATATCAACCTTGTATGTACAACAACTATCACTTTCTGTTTCAGGAAAGAGTTGAAAGACGGCTTCTTCTCAGGAGGTAAGCTACTTGATGTGCCTTTAGCAAAGAAGATGTTGTCGTATTCTTGGCCTATTCTCATTCTGGGTATTGCGGGAATTCTCAACCAGACGGCAGGTTATATCATCTTCCCTTATGTCTATAAGGACAGCGATGCACACGCACAATTGGGTATCTTTGGTGCTGCAAGTAAGATAGCAATGATTATGTCAATGATTACGCAGGCTTTCCGTTACGCCTACGAGCCATTCGTCTTTGGTAAGGCACGCGACAAAGACAACAAAGAAACCTATGCAAGAGCTATGAAATTCTTTATTATCTTTACGCTTCTTGCCTTCCTTGTCGTAATGGGTTATATGGATATTTTGCGCCATATCATCGGTCGTGACTACTGGGTAGGACTGAAAGTTGTACCTATTGTGATGGCTGGTGGTATTATGACAGGTGTTTATTTCAATCTAAGTTTCTGGTATAAGCTCATCGATAAGACGATTTGGGGAGCTTACTTCTCAGGGATTGGATGTGCTGTAATCATCGGAATCAACGTCATTTTCGTGCCGAAATACGGTTATATTGCCTGCGCTTGGGCAGGTTTCTTGGGTAATGCTACGGCAATGGTGCTGTCATATATTGTTGGTCAGCGTAAGTATCCGATAGACTATCCATTGAAGAGTATCTTTGTCTATCTGCTGATAGCTGGTCTCTTCTTTGCTATCATCAGCTATACTAACGCTAATCTGCCCGTTCCTGCAGCCTTGGGAATCAATACATTGGTGATTATTCTCTTTATAGCTCACGTGCTTTATCACGACTTTCCGCTGCAAAAATTACGCAGTCGGTTTGCAAAGAAATAA